A window of Fragaria vesca subsp. vesca linkage group LG7, FraVesHawaii_1.0, whole genome shotgun sequence contains these coding sequences:
- the LOC101291103 gene encoding uncharacterized protein LOC101291103, translated as MELAQKPKTEQKKKKWRALLRRRRPKVKVVKQIRSHEVAIAELNALSPSRTVYQKNGNLLFRTTIQKALASEQKQLDLAKAILGKLNTYGLNYVDASAAV; from the exons ATGGAGTTGGCTCAGAAACCTAAGACAGAACAGAAGAAGAAGAAATGGCGTGCGCTCCTCCGTCGTCGTCGTCCCAAAGTGAAGGTGGTGAAGCAGATTCGCAGCCACGAGGTTGCAATTGCAGAGCTCAATGCTCTTTCACCGTCCCGG ACAGTGTATCAGAAGAATGGGAACTTACTTTTCCGTACAACAATCCAGAAAGCATTAGCATCTGAACAGA AACAACTAGATTTGGCTAAAGCAATCCTAGGAAAGTTGAATACATACGGCTTGAACTACGTTGATGCTTCTGCAGCCGTCTAA
- the LOC101291387 gene encoding probable LRR receptor-like serine/threonine-protein kinase At3g47570-like — protein MESSCMDVRIWSVFMLLFPLMIITLASSYPRENEVDRLSLLAFKSEIVSDALGILSSWNDTSNLCGEWQGITCGRRHQRVTGLDLQSSQLNGTLSSRIGNLSFLRTLNLRNNSFAATIPQAIGRLSRLQRLDIGDNSFQGDIPVNISHCFNLQYLVLANNTLSGKLPMELVSLYKLQFLSLRRNKFSGEIPPFENLSSLQILSMEENNLQGGLTSSLGKLKSLRVLTLGMNLFSGTIPPSIYNLSSIQHISVIGNQLHGTLPSGLGHRIFPNLQVFRFQMNLFSGTIPSTISNASHLLQFGISFNHFTGEVPSLARVSSLVRLEMDDNFLRNEDGDLNFLSCLINCTSLQLLDISGNNFRGVLPESVSNLSTTLTVMRLGWNQLHGSIPIGIGNLLNLGVLRFEENLLTGTIPTSVCKISRLYTLYLSYNQLSGTIPSCLGDLTLLSSLDLKSNKLQGGIPQSLGRCNYLLALVLAQNNLTGSITQEVISLPSLVLDLSSNQFSGYIPTEVVGRLVYLNLSGNRLYGEIPESLGECISLEILHLSRNMLNGTIPESLSSLRGIQDLDLSRNRFSGKIPNYLEDFQLQILDLSFNYFEGEVPKQGVFRNTSAVSLMGNTRLCGGVTGLGLRKCITPNPKPATALVYRLAVIIISAGVIGVVCLVCFVRLYRSRKSGVKSASEPSLDVSVLKLSYRDLLKATDGFSSRNLIGSGISGSVYWGVLDQPEERIVAVKVLNLQSSRASRSFISECEVLKNIRHRNLVRLLTACSSIDFQGNEFKALVFEFMLDGNLDEWLHYSSQRVVGPPIVELHLNLLQRVNIAIDIASALDYLHNHFHVPIVHCDLKPSNVLLEKDMTARVCDFGLATFLPDTSCPVPSVQYPSNSMRGTVGYIAPEYGMGSAVSTHGDVYSYGILLLEMLTGTRPTDDMFRDDKNLHNFVLMALPERVKEICDPVLLQEKENCTSTNPASNRNDVQYDETQRIEECLVSIARIGVACSVHMPKARMEIGKVVAELRVIRDVLTGTRIPKEHMITA, from the exons ATGGAGAGCTCATGCATGGATGTGAGGATTTGGTCAGTATTCATGCTACTGTTTCCCCTGATGATCATCACCTTGGCCTCTTCATATCCAAGAGAGAATGAGGTGGACAGACTATCCTTGCTTGCTTTTAAATCTGAAATAGTCAGCGATGCTCTTGGCATCCTAAGCTCCTGGAATGATACTTCCAACCTATGTGGTGAGTGGCAAGGGATTACATGCGGCCGAAGACACCAGAGAGTCACGGGTTTGGACCTCCAATCAAGCCAGCTGAATGGTACATTATCTTCACGTATCGGAAACTTGAGCTTCCTGAGGACATTAAATCTCCGAAACAATAGCTTCGCCGCCACCATCCCTCAAGCAATTGGTCGATTGTCCCGGCTGCAAAGACTAGACATCGGTGACAACTCTTTCCAAGGTGATATTCCCGTCAACATATCTCATTGTTTTAATCTCCAATATCTTGTGTTGGCTAATAACACTCTTAGTGGGAAACTTCCGATGGAACTTGTCTCATTGTACAAGCTTCAATTTCTTAGTTTGCGTAGGAACAAATTTTCAGGGGAAATCCCACCTTTTGAAAATCTTTCTTCCCTTCAGATTCTTTCTATGGAAGAAAATAATCTGCAAGGTGGCCTCACGAGCAGCCTTGGAAAATTGAAAAGCTTAAGAGTTCTTACATTGGGTATGAATTTATTCTCTGGTACCATTCCTCCTTCCATATACAACCTTTCTTCAATTCAACACATCTCTGTGATTGGAAACCAACTTCATGGAACTCTTCCTTCAGGGTTGGGCCACAGAATATTTCCAAACCTTCAAGTCTTTCGGTTCCAAATGAACTTGTTCAGCGGAACAATTCCATCTACAATCTCAAATGCATCCCACCTTTTACAATTTGGGATCTCCTTTAATCATTTTACCGGAGAAGTCCCTAGTCTGGCAAGGGTGTCCAGTCTGGTTCGTTTGGAAATGGATGATAATTTTCTTCGAAATGAGGATGGTGACTTGAATTTTCTCTCCTGCCTGATTAATTGTACCAGTTTACAACTTTTGGATATTAGCGGGAATAATTTTCGAGGAGTGCTACCTGAATCAGTGAGCAATCTCTCAACAACGCTCACAGTAATGAGGTTAGGATGGAATCAGCTACACGGAAGCATTCCGATTGGGATCGGAAACCTCCTCAACTTGGGAGTACTAAGATTCGAAGAGAACCTATTGACAGGCACCATACCTACTTCAGTATGTAAGATAAGTAGATTGTACACTCTGTATCTAAGTTATAATCAGCTATCAGGTACTATTCCATCTTGTCTGGGAGACTTAACTTTGTTAAGTAGCTTAGATCTCAAGTCAAACAAGTTGCAAGGAGGCATACCACAGAGTCTTGGTCGATGCAATTATTTGTTAGCTTTGGTTCTTGCTCAAAATAATCTCACCGGTTCAATTACACAAGAAGTCATCAGTTTACCATCACTGGTTTTGGATTTATCCAGTAACCAGTTCAGTGGTTACATTCCCACCGAAGTAGTCGGAAGACTTGTTTATTTGAATCTTTCTGGAAATAGATTATATGGTGAGATTCCAGAAAGCTTAGGGGAATGCATAAGTTTAGAAATCTTGCACCTGAGCCGAAACATGTTGAATGGGACAATTCCTGAATCTCTGAGTTCTTTGAGAGGAATTCAAGATCTTGACCTATCTCGTAACAGATTCTCTGGAAAGATTCCCAATTATTTGGAGGATTTCCAGTTGCAGATTTTAGACCTCTCATTCAATTATTTTGAAGGCGAAGTACCCAAACAAGGAGTTTTCAGGAATACAAGTGCGGTTTCTCTCATGGGAAATACAAGACTTTGTGGAGGTGTAACTGGGTTAGGATTGCGTAAATGTATCACCCCCAATCCTAAGCCAGCTACAGCATTAGTATATAGGCTGGCTGTTATCATCATTTCTGCCGGGGTCATTGGAGTTGTTTGCTTAGTGTGCTTTGTTCGCCTTTATAGATCAAGAAAATCAGGAGTTAAGTCAGCTTCAGAACCGTCATTGGATGTTTCTGTCTTAAAATTGTCATACCGCGATCTCCTGAAAGCAACTGATGGCTTTTCTTCTCGAAATTTGATTGGTTCAGGTATCTCTGGTTCTGTTTACTGGGGAGTTCTCGATCAACCTGAAGAAAGAATTGTTGCTGTGAAAGTACTCAATCTTCAAAGTTCAAGAGCTTCTAGAAGTTTCATATCTGAATGTGAAGTGTTAAAAAACATAAGGCACCGGAATCTTGTCAGACTATTGACCGCTTGCTCAAGTATTGATTTTCAAGGGAACGAATTCAAAGCTCTGGTTTTTGAGTTCATGTTGGATGGAAATCTAGATGAATGGTTGCACTATTCATCTCAAAGAGTGGTTGGACCCCCCATTGTTGAGCTGCATTTGAATCTTCTTCAGAGGGTAAACATTGCCATTGACATAGCTAGTGCTCTGGATTACTTGCATAATCACTTTCACGTCCCGATAGTTCATTGTGATTTGAAGCCGAGTAACGTTCTCCTAGAAAAGGACATGACTGCACGCGTTTGTGATTTTGGGTTAGCAACCTTCCTCCCAGATACTTCTTGTCCAGTTCCTTCAGTACAGTATCCTTCCAATTCGATGAGGGGTACCGTTGGCTATATTGCCCCAG AGTATGGCATGGGAAGTGCGGTGTCAACACATGGAGATGTATATAGCTATGGAATCCTGTTACTGGAGATGCTTACTGGTACGAGGCCAACAGACGACATGTTTAGAGATGACAAGAACTTGCACAATTTTGTTCTGATGGCTTTGCCTGAACGTGTGAAAGAAATATGTGATCCGGTGCTTCTTCAAGAAAAGGAAAACTGCACAAGTACAAATCCTGCAAGCAATAGGAATGATGTCCAATACGATGAAACGCAAAGAATTGAAGAGTGCCTTGTTTCCATTGCTAGGATAGGGGTTGCTTGTTCTGTGCATATGCCCAAAGCGCGTATGGAGATAGGGAAAGTTGTAGCTGAATTACGTGTAATCAGGGATGTACTGACTGGAACCAGGATTCCTAAAGAGCACATGATCACTGCCTAA